A stretch of the Macaca mulatta isolate MMU2019108-1 chromosome 16, T2T-MMU8v2.0, whole genome shotgun sequence genome encodes the following:
- the TEFM gene encoding transcription elongation factor, mitochondrial — protein MSGPTLFMAGERWRCFLAPSRSSLFRVLHNSCCRKKSTTPKKITPNVTFCDENAKEPENALDKLFSSEQQASILHVLNTASTKELEAFRLLRGRRSINIVKHRENFGRFQNLESLMNVPLFKYKSTVQVCNSILCPKTGGEKRKLLENRFLRKLLKPDIERERLKAVNSIISIVFGTRRIAWAHLDRKLTVLDWQQSDRWSLMKGTSYSSSVYLEEISSIISKMPKADFYVLEKTGLSIQNSSLFPILLHFHIMEAMLYALLNKTFAQEGQHQVLSINRNAVGKHFELMIGDSRTSGKELVKQFLFDSVLKANPRVFFPSDKIVRYRQMFLSTELQRVEELYDSLLQAVAFYELAVFDSEP, from the exons ATGAGCGGCCCTACCCTCTTCATGGCGGGAG AGAGGTGGAGATGCTTTCTGGCCCCGTCGAGGTCATCCCTGTTCCGGGTCTTACATAATTCCTGCTGTCGGAAAAAATCCACTACACCTAAGAAAATTACTCCCAATGTTACATTTTGTGATGAAAATGCAAAGGAGCCTGAAAATGCACTTGACAAGCTCTTCTCTTCAGAACAGCAGGCTTCCATCTTGCATGTGTTGAATACAGCATCTACTAAAGAACTTGAAGCTTTCAGATTGCTTCGTGGAAGAAGGTCCATCAATATCGTAAAGCACAGAGAAAACTTTGGGCGATTTCAGAATTTAGAGAGTTTAATGAATGTGCCCTTGTTTAAGTATAAAAGTACAGTTCAAGTTTGTAACTCCATACTTTGTCCAAAGactggaggggaaaaaagaaagttactGGAAAACCGGTTCCTGAGAAAGCTCCTCAAACCAGACATAGAAAGAGAAAGACTTAAG gcAGTTAATAGTATCATATCTATTGTTTTTGGTACTCGAAGAATTGCCTGGGCTCACCTCGATCGTAAATTGACAGTGCTGGACTGGCAGCAAAGTGACCGTTGGAGTTTAATGAAGGGAACATCATACTCATCATCAGTCTACTTAGAAGAG ATTTCCTCGATCATTTCAAAGATGCCTAAAGCAGATTTCTATGTTCTGGAAAAAACAGGACTTTCCATTCAAAACTCATCTCTGTTTCCAATACTGCTACATTTTCATATCATGGAAGCCATGCTGTATGCCTTATTGAATAAAACTTTTGCCCAGGAAGGGCAGCATCAGGTGCTGAGCATAAATCGAAACGCAGTGGGGAAGCATTTTGAACTGATGATTGGTGACTCCCGGACTAGTGGAAAAGAGCTCGTGAAGCAGTTTCTCTTTGATTCTGTACTGAAGGCGAATCCTCGGGTGTTCTTCCCATCAGATAAAATAGTCCGCTACAGACAGATGTTTTTATCTACTGAACTACAAAGAGTAGAAGAGCTTTATGATTCATTATTACAAGCTGTTGCCTTCTATGAATTAGCAGTGTTTGACTCTGAGCCCTAG